GGCGCTCTTCCTGCGCGCCTACGCCCGGCTGCGCTCGGCCTGACCGACCGCCGCCCCGCCCCGGGTGTCGTCCCCGCCGGACGGCACCCGGGCCCGCGCCGCCGACAGCGCCGCGAAGACCGTCGCCCCCACCGCGAGGCCCGCGCCCGCGCCGAAGCAGAACTCCGGGACGACCCCGCGCTCCCGGCGGGCCAGCCGGTGCGCCGCGCCGAGCGCGGCCGACACCGCCAGCCCCGCCACCGCGGCGCGGCGCACCGCCCGGCGCGGCCGGCACGGCCCCGGCCCCGACCCCGGCCCGGCGTGAGGTGTCCGCGCCGCCCGCCGCACCCGCTCCCCCAGGACGGCGAGGCCCAGCAGCGAGGTCCCGTACTGCAGCACCGTGCACAGCGGGACGTCTCCGGCCACCGGCCGGCCCAGCACCGGAACGGCCCGCACCCCGGCCCGGCCCGGGTGGGTGAACGCGTCCCAGAGCACATGGCTGGCCGCCCCGACCGCGGCCGACAGCACGAACGCCCCGACCCCGGCGGCCCCGCGCGGCAGCGGCGCCTCCACGGCCACCGGCAGTCCCTCGGGCAGCAGTCCGGTGAGCGGCTCGCGCAGCAGACCGTGCCAGAGCACGACGCCTCCCGCCGCGATCGCCGCATCCACCGTCGGCACGGCCCACCAGCGGTGCGTCAGCGCCCCGAACCGGTAGACCCCCGGCAGCAGCGAGTCCGCGAAGTACGGCACGTCGGGCGCCATGGAGCCGGCCACCAGCCCCGACGCCACCCAGCGCCCGTCGGCCCCCCTGCCCAGCAGCGGCACCACCGCCGCAACATGGCTCAACGTGAACGGCACCCGTCCATCCTCCACCGGTGCGGCGGGAATCCCGTCAGGGCGCGTGGGCCCGCACGATCGCGCCCGCCCCCGATCCGCCTGCTCCCGATCCGCCCGCCCCGGCCGCACCCCCGCACGCCCGCAACGCACCACCCTCCCGCCCCCGACGGCCCGCCATGATGAAACGACCGCCTCCAGACCAGGCGCCCGCAGACAAGGAGGCCGGTGTGACGGACCCCGACCTGCCTGCCCCCGCCGACCTGCCGTCCGCCGACGATCTCCCCCAGGCGCTCCTGGACCTCGGTGTCCCGCACATCGACATCAACCCCCTGGTGGCCGCCCGCACCCGGCTGGCACGCGATCCCGGTCTGCGCCGTGTCTTCGCCCGCGCCGCCGGGGAGCAGTCCGCCGCCGTCGGCACGGTCGGCCGCCCGGCGGGCCTGCCCCCGCAGTGGCCGGACGCCCCGGGCGAGGTCGGCCGGCTGCTGCCCGCGCTGCTGTTCACCGCGCTGGCGCCGCAGGCCCGCGCCTGGCACCGGTCCCGCGGTGTCCCTCCCGAGGTGTCCCGCGCCACCCTCGCCGATCTCGGGCGGCAGCTGACCGTGCACCGGCGCCGGCACGGCACCCCCGGCCTGGGCTCGGCGAACTGGCTCACCCTGCACCTGCGCGGCGAGCTGTTCCAGCTCGGCCGGCTGCAGTTCCAGCGCCACCGGCTGCGCCCGCAGGAGGCGGTCGACGCCGCGGCCCCGGCGGCGGGCACCTGGTGCCTGGTGCTGCACGTCCCGGACTTCTGCGGGCCGCTCACCCCGCGGGCCTGCGACGCCTCGCTCGACCGGGCCCGGGCGTTCTTCGCCCTGCACTTCCCCGCCGAGCCGTACCGAACGGCCTGCATCTTCTCCTGGCTGCTGGACGGGCAGCTGGCCGACCGCCTCCCCGCGGAGGCGAACATCGTCCGCTTCCAGCGACGCTTCCGGCCGCTGCGGCCGGACCGCGGCCCCTCGGACGCCGAGCCGCTGGGCTTCGTCTTCACGGATCCGGAGCTGCCGCCGGAGCGGCTGCCCCGGGAGACCGCGCTGCAGCGGGCGCTGGCCGACCACCTGCGGGCGGGCGGGCACTGGTACGTCGGCAGCGGCTGGTGCCCGCTGTGACGGCACCGGCGCGCCACCCGCACCCGCCCGCAGGCGACCGGCCGGCGCCCCCGTACGGCACCCCGGCCCGTGGCGGCCCGCGGTCAGCCGGCCGTGGCCGCCCCCACCGCCGCGGGCAGCCCCGCCTCCAAGTAGCGCAGTTCCCCGCGCTCGCGGGCGTCGAGCGCCGCGGCGAGCCGCCGCAGCCGGGTGGCGGGCAGCAGTCCGGCGGCCTCGTCGAGGGTCACGAAGCGCCAGCTGCGCAGTTCGTCCTGCTGCAGCCGCAGCTGCTGCTGGGCCTCGGCGCCGAGCCGGCCGCCGTCGTAGACGAGCCGCAGGCCGCCGCGGCGGGGTCCGGTCCTGGGTTCCCAGTCGACGACGAGCAGGCGCAGGGCGGGCGCGTCGAGGTGCAGGCCGAGTTCCTCGGCGGTCTCGCGCAGGGCGGCGTCGGTCGGGGCCTCGCCGCGTTCGACGACGCCGCCGGGGAACTCCCAGGCGGGCTTGTAGACGGGGTCGACGAGGAGCACGCGGTCCTGTTCGTCGAAGAGCAGGACGGCGGCGGCGACGGTGTCGCCGGTGGGGTCGGCACTCTGCACGATCGGGCAGCGGGCGGTGCCGTCGGCGACGAATCCGGCCAGGCGCCGGGCGGTCTGCGCCGGGGTGAGGCCGGTGGTGTCGACGAGCTGGGCGTCGCGGCCGAGCCACCGTCTGGCAGAACGGTAGGCGGGCAGGTGGTCGAGGCACCAGCGGCGGACGTGCTCGGAGCGCTCGGGGTCGCCGGGGTACTCGTCCCGGACGGCGATGCGCTCCTGCAGGATCGTTTCGTCAGGGTCCAGGACGAAGTGGTGGACGGCGAGCCCGCGGGAGGCGAGCGCGCCGAATATCTCGTCGCGGTAGTCCTCCCGAAGCAAGGTCATCGGGACGACCAGCGGCCCGGGAACCTCGGCGAGCAGGGCCGCGGCGACCTCGGGAACCAGGCGCCGCCAGGAGGGCAGGTCCTGGAAGTCGCCGACCGGCGCCAGCCGGTCGGCGGGCAACAGCCGGCAGAGTCCTGCGCCGATCAGTTCGGGGGCGAAGAGGAGGCTCCCGGGCAGGAGCTCCACCAGTTCCCGGCACGCGGTGGTCTTCCCCGCGCCGAACGTGCCATTGACCCAGACGATCACAGAGCATCCCCTGCCCTCGGCCCACCCCGGTGCCCCACGCACCGGGCGGCGGAGACCCTACCGCGGCCCCCGCGCCACACCGGTGGTACCCGTACGGGCGGCCGTCCCATGCCTCGCGGTGCCCGGCGGCGTCGGCCTCCGGCCACCGGGCACATGCCGGGCGGGTCGGTCAGCCGAGGTCGAGCAGCTGCTTCTTGAGCACCTTGCCCATGGCGTTGCGGGGCAGTTCGTCCACCAGCACGACCCGCCGGGGGCGCTTGTGGACGGAGAGCCGCTGGGCGACGAAGTCGGTGAGCCGCTCCCCGGTGACCGGGCCGTCAGGGATGACGTAGGCGACCACGGCCTGGCCGAGGTCGTCGTCGGGGACGCCGACCACGGCCGCGTCCGCCACCTCGGGGTGGTCGCGCAACGCGGCCTCGACCTCGCCGGCGCCGATCCTGTAGCCGCCGCTCTTGATCAGG
The nucleotide sequence above comes from Streptomyces sp. TLI_235. Encoded proteins:
- a CDS encoding ADP-ribose pyrophosphatase YjhB (NUDIX family), which gives rise to MIVWVNGTFGAGKTTACRELVELLPGSLLFAPELIGAGLCRLLPADRLAPVGDFQDLPSWRRLVPEVAAALLAEVPGPLVVPMTLLREDYRDEIFGALASRGLAVHHFVLDPDETILQERIAVRDEYPGDPERSEHVRRWCLDHLPAYRSARRWLGRDAQLVDTTGLTPAQTARRLAGFVADGTARCPIVQSADPTGDTVAAAVLLFDEQDRVLLVDPVYKPAWEFPGGVVERGEAPTDAALRETAEELGLHLDAPALRLLVVDWEPRTGPRRGGLRLVYDGGRLGAEAQQQLRLQQDELRSWRFVTLDEAAGLLPATRLRRLAAALDARERGELRYLEAGLPAAVGAATAG